The following proteins are encoded in a genomic region of Micropterus dolomieu isolate WLL.071019.BEF.003 ecotype Adirondacks linkage group LG04, ASM2129224v1, whole genome shotgun sequence:
- the tmx2b gene encoding thioredoxin-related transmembrane protein 2-B — translation MALLTPLLAFLYHLPQVYKWLLKPYYVASLFMSIAFLAVRKTPGICDNLATQREDGNSCDFDWREVEILMFLSAIVMMKNRRAITVEQHVGNIILFSKVANVILFFRLDIRMGLLYLTLCIVFLMTCKPPLYMGPEYIKYFSDKTIDDELDRDSRVTWIVEYFANWSPECQSFASVYADLSLKYNCAGLKFGKVDIGRYGEVSKKYKVSASPLSKQLPSLVLFQGGKEVMRRPQVDKKGRAVSWTFTEENIIREFNLNELYQKSKKLNRTKGDKVSQSQFPPVPEEEEPEQQGADGQSERPESKKDK, via the exons ATGGCTCTGCTTACGCCGTTACTCGCTTTTCTGTACCACCTGCCGCAGGTGTACAAGTGGCTGCTGAAGCCCTACTACGTAGCGTCTCTGTTCATGTCCATAGCCTTTCTAGCTGTCCGCAAGACGCCTGGCATCTGCGACAATCTGGCCACGCAGCGAGAGGACGGCAACTCCTGCGACTTCGACTGG agagaggtggagatcCTCATGTTCCTCAGCGCCATCGTCATGATGAAGAACAGACGAGCGA TCACGGTGGAGCAGCATGTTGGCAACATCATCCTGTTCAGCAAAGTGGCCAATGTGATCCTGTTCTTCAGACTGGACATCCGGATGGGACTGCTCTACCTGACTCTCTGCATAG TGTTCCTGATGACCTGTAAGCCTCCTCTTTACATGGGACCAGAATACATCAAATACTTCAGTGACAAAACCATTGAT gacGAGCTGGACAGGGACAGTCGGGTGACGTGGATCGTTGAGTATTTCGCCAACTGGTCTCCGGAGTGCCAGTCCTTCGCTTCTGTTTACGCCGATCTCTCCCTGAA aTATAACTGTGCTGGTCTCAAGTTCGGCAAAGTGGACATTGGACGTTATGGAGAGGTTTCCAAGAA ATACAAGGTGTCTGCGTCTCCGCTGTCCAAACAGCTTCCCTCCTTGGTGTTGTTtcagggagggaaggaggtgaTGCGGCGCCCCCAGGTGGACAAGAAGGGAAGAGCTGTGTCCTGGaccttcaccgag GAGAACATCATCCGAGAGTTCAACCTGAACGAGCTCTACCAGAAGTCCAAGAAGCTCAACAGGACCAAAGGAGACAAGGTCAGCCAGTCCCAGTTCCCACCGGTCCCCGAGGAGGAGGAGCCCGAGCAGCAAGGAGCCGACGGCCAGTCGGAGCGGCCTGAATCCAAAAAGGACAAGTAA
- the zdhhc5a gene encoding palmitoyltransferase ZDHHC5-A isoform X1: protein MPGGSSKSGGRGPSSSPLPHGAVPPSRPLRPSRYVPVSAATFFLVGSTTLFFCFTCPWLSERFSVAVPIYNGVIFLFVLANFCMATFMDPGIFPRAEEDEDKEDDFRAPLYKTVEIRGIQVRMKWCSTYRFYRPPRCSHCSVCDNCVEDFDHHCPWVNNCIGRRNYRYFFLFLLSLTAHIMAVFGFGLLFILYHRQNIDRLHAIVTLAVMCVAGLFFIPVAGLTGFHIVLVARGRTTNEQVTGKFRGGVNPFTNGCWKNVSHVLCSSLAPRYLGRKKCVQSVCVQPPFLRPQLTEAQLAAKILDNGIQGELHRSKSSLEMMESQSCDAEPPPPPKPELRYPGISRGNTEECSLLNKAPPTPTMYKYRPTYSPGKNHTALTHAYANQLSRGESVGSARDSSSSTSSLLQASQQPGFRSQPSLDRRDTSADRGGGERREGGREAGGGGIPGYSLGGRSYPSFSDPTVLSGVASRSSSSTHTSAGAAQVSEATTTSTSFKSLANQTPPPHHPSRNGSLSYDSLLAGGDDFDKGVVAGSAAPEVSSGRPCTPAAGGYSSPFLLSQQRIAEMHSQSSQSSQSPLHHHRSSHPHHHHHHPHPFLHRSSSSTSSSPPPPPERERLLGEPHAGVLPPPANQASVPPPSSAPPPPHHHHHHHHHHSHHHHHSSSSSSTSRPPRFAAPHAPPHHAYPFRTRSTDTPLGSSSTTHPPRSPHPPPLGKSLSYSSAAAAEMQYRLVRKASASAGANAAGVGGGGESGGMGGGGGGGIQAPKDELIQMKPLGRTNGGKPFSSTSSSCSAPSSPSHPVSVSARPGAAYPNSPLMRSPAHKPQGGAVKKVTGVGGTTYEISV, encoded by the exons GTGTCCGTGGCTTTCAGAGCGTTTCTCAGTGGCCGTGCCCATCTACAATGGAGTCatcttcctgtttgttttggctAACTTCTGTATGGCCACATTCATGGACCCCGGCATCTTCCCGAGAG CCGAGGAGGACGAGGACAAAGAGGATGACTTCCGTGCTCCCCTCTACAAGACCGTGGAGATCAGAGGGATCCAGGTCAGGATGAAGTGGTGTTCAACCTACCGCTTTTACCGGCCACCGCGGTGCTCCCATTGCTCCGTCTGTGACAACTGTGTCGAG GACTTCGACCACCACTGTCCGTGGGTGAACAACTGCATCGGCAGGAGGAACTACCGctacttcttcctcttcctcctgtccCTGACAGCTCACATCATGGCTGTGTTTGGCTTTGGCCTGCTCTTTATCCTCTACCATCGCCAGAACATCGACCGCCTGCACGCCATCGTCAC GCTGGCTGTAATGTGTGTCGCAGGCCTGTTCTTCATCCCTGTTGCTGGCCTCACTGGTTTCCACATTGTGCTTGTGGCCAGAGGCAGGACTACCAATGAACAG GTGACAGGGAAGTTCAGAGGAGGTGTTAACCCCTTCACCAATGGCTGTTGGAAAAATGTCTCTCATGTCCTCTGCAGCTCACTAGCACCCAG GTATCTGGgcagaaagaagtgtgtgcagagtgtgtgtgtgcagcctcCGTTTCTGCGGCCACAGCTGACAGAGGCCCAGCTGGCTGCAAAGATCCTGGACAACGGCATTCAGGGAGAACTGCACAGG TCCAAGTCCAGTCTGGAGATGATGGAGAGCCAGTCATGTGACGCCgagcctcctccccctcctaAACCAGAGCTCCGCTACCCTGGGATCTCCAGAGGAAACACAGAGG AGTGCAGTCTACTGAACAaagcccctcccacccccaccATGTACAAATACAGGCCCACCTACAGCCCTGGCAAGAACCACACAGCGCTCACACATGCTTATGCCAACCAG TTAAGTCGAGGGGAGAGTGTCGGCAGTGCCAgggactcctcctcctccacctcctccctcctccaggCCAGCCAGCAGCCCGGTTTCCGCTCGCAGCCCAGCCTGGATAGGAGGGACACGTCAGCTGACAGAGGAGggggggagaggagggagggaggaagagaggcgGGAGGAGGGGGCATCCCCGGCTACTCGCTTGGCGGACGCTCGTATCCCTCCTTCTCCGACCCCACCGTCCTATCGGGAGTGGCGTCGCGATCTTCCAGCTCCACGCACACCTCAGCGGGCGCCGCCCAAGTCTCCGAGGCTACCACCACCTCGACCAGCTTCAAGAGCTTAGCCAATCAGACGCCCCCGCCTCATCACCCGTCCCGCAACGGGAGCCTGTCGTACGACAGCTTACTGGCAGGCGGTGACGATTTCGACAAAGGAGTGGTGGCGGGTTCGGCGGCCCCTGAGGTTTCCTCTGGGAGACCCTGCACGCCGGCAGCAGGCGGCTACAGCTCCCCCTTTCTGTTGTCACAACAGAGAATTGCTGAGATGCACTCCCAGTCCTCCCAGTCCTCCCAGTCGCCCCTTCACCACCACCGCTCctcccacccccaccaccaccaccaccacccccaccccttccTCCAtcgctcctcttcctccacatcCTCCTCCCCGCCGCCTCCTCCAGAGAGGGAGCGACTGCTGGGCGAGCCCCACGCCGGCGTTCTCCCCCCGCCTGCCAATCAGGCCTCggtcccccccccctcctcggCCCCGCCTCCcccacaccatcaccaccaccaccaccaccaccactcccatcaccaccaccactcctcctcctcttcctctactTCCCGCCCTCCCCGCTTCGCTGCCCCTCACGCACCACCCCACCACGCTTATCCCTTCCGCACCCGCTCCACTGACACCCCTCTGGGCTCCTCCTCCACGACCCACCCACCCCGCTCCCCGCACCCTCCGCCTCTGGGAAAGTCGCTCTCTTATTCGAGCGCCGCCGCCGCTGAAATGCAGTATCGGCTGGTCCGAAAGGCGTCTGCGTCAGCTGGAGCGAACGCGGCGggggtaggaggaggaggagaaagtggaggaatgggaggaggaggaggaggaggaatacAAGCGCCGAA GGATGAGCTGATCCAGATGAAACCTCTCGGTCGGACCAATGGCGGCAAGcccttctcctccacctcctcctcctgctccgccccttcctctccctctcaccCAGTCAGCGTGTCCGCCCGCCCCGGAGCGGCCTATCCTAACTCGCCGTTGATGCGGAGTCCCGCCCATAAGCCCCAGGGTGGCGCGGTAAAGAAGGTGACTGGCGTCGGAGGCACGACCTACGAGATTTCTGTGTGA
- the zdhhc5a gene encoding palmitoyltransferase ZDHHC5-A isoform X2: MPGGSSKSGGRGPSSSPLPHGAVPPSRPLRPSRYVPVSAATFFLVGSTTLFFCFTCPWLSERFSVAVPIYNGVIFLFVLANFCMATFMDPGIFPRAEEDEDKEDDFRAPLYKTVEIRGIQVRMKWCSTYRFYRPPRCSHCSVCDNCVEDFDHHCPWVNNCIGRRNYRYFFLFLLSLTAHIMAVFGFGLLFILYHRQNIDRLHAIVTLAVMCVAGLFFIPVAGLTGFHIVLVARGRTTNEQVTGKFRGGVNPFTNGCWKNVSHVLCSSLAPRYLGRKKCVQSVCVQPPFLRPQLTEAQLAAKILDNGIQGELHRSKSSLEMMESQSCDAEPPPPPKPELRYPGISRGNTEECSLLNKAPPTPTMYKYRPTYSPGKNHTALTHAYANQLSRGESVGSARDSSSSTSSLLQASQQPGFRSQPSLDRRDTSADRGGGERREGGREAGGGGIPGYSLGGRSYPSFSDPTVLSGVASRSSSSTHTSAGAAQVSEATTTSTSFKSLANQTPPPHHPSRNGSLSYDSLLAGGDDFDKGVVAGSAAPEVSSGRPCTPAAGGYSSPFLLSQQRIAEMHSQSSQSSQSPLHHHRSSHPHHHHHHPHPFLHRSSSSTSSSPPPPPERERLLGEPHAGVLPPPANQASVPPPSSAPPPPHHHHHHHHHHSHHHHHSSSSSSTSRPPRFAAPHAPPHHAYPFRTRSTDTPLGSSSTTHPPRSPHPPPLGKSLSYSSAAAAEMQYRLVRKASASAGANAAGVGGGGESGGMGGGGGGGIQAPKFPG, translated from the exons GTGTCCGTGGCTTTCAGAGCGTTTCTCAGTGGCCGTGCCCATCTACAATGGAGTCatcttcctgtttgttttggctAACTTCTGTATGGCCACATTCATGGACCCCGGCATCTTCCCGAGAG CCGAGGAGGACGAGGACAAAGAGGATGACTTCCGTGCTCCCCTCTACAAGACCGTGGAGATCAGAGGGATCCAGGTCAGGATGAAGTGGTGTTCAACCTACCGCTTTTACCGGCCACCGCGGTGCTCCCATTGCTCCGTCTGTGACAACTGTGTCGAG GACTTCGACCACCACTGTCCGTGGGTGAACAACTGCATCGGCAGGAGGAACTACCGctacttcttcctcttcctcctgtccCTGACAGCTCACATCATGGCTGTGTTTGGCTTTGGCCTGCTCTTTATCCTCTACCATCGCCAGAACATCGACCGCCTGCACGCCATCGTCAC GCTGGCTGTAATGTGTGTCGCAGGCCTGTTCTTCATCCCTGTTGCTGGCCTCACTGGTTTCCACATTGTGCTTGTGGCCAGAGGCAGGACTACCAATGAACAG GTGACAGGGAAGTTCAGAGGAGGTGTTAACCCCTTCACCAATGGCTGTTGGAAAAATGTCTCTCATGTCCTCTGCAGCTCACTAGCACCCAG GTATCTGGgcagaaagaagtgtgtgcagagtgtgtgtgtgcagcctcCGTTTCTGCGGCCACAGCTGACAGAGGCCCAGCTGGCTGCAAAGATCCTGGACAACGGCATTCAGGGAGAACTGCACAGG TCCAAGTCCAGTCTGGAGATGATGGAGAGCCAGTCATGTGACGCCgagcctcctccccctcctaAACCAGAGCTCCGCTACCCTGGGATCTCCAGAGGAAACACAGAGG AGTGCAGTCTACTGAACAaagcccctcccacccccaccATGTACAAATACAGGCCCACCTACAGCCCTGGCAAGAACCACACAGCGCTCACACATGCTTATGCCAACCAG TTAAGTCGAGGGGAGAGTGTCGGCAGTGCCAgggactcctcctcctccacctcctccctcctccaggCCAGCCAGCAGCCCGGTTTCCGCTCGCAGCCCAGCCTGGATAGGAGGGACACGTCAGCTGACAGAGGAGggggggagaggagggagggaggaagagaggcgGGAGGAGGGGGCATCCCCGGCTACTCGCTTGGCGGACGCTCGTATCCCTCCTTCTCCGACCCCACCGTCCTATCGGGAGTGGCGTCGCGATCTTCCAGCTCCACGCACACCTCAGCGGGCGCCGCCCAAGTCTCCGAGGCTACCACCACCTCGACCAGCTTCAAGAGCTTAGCCAATCAGACGCCCCCGCCTCATCACCCGTCCCGCAACGGGAGCCTGTCGTACGACAGCTTACTGGCAGGCGGTGACGATTTCGACAAAGGAGTGGTGGCGGGTTCGGCGGCCCCTGAGGTTTCCTCTGGGAGACCCTGCACGCCGGCAGCAGGCGGCTACAGCTCCCCCTTTCTGTTGTCACAACAGAGAATTGCTGAGATGCACTCCCAGTCCTCCCAGTCCTCCCAGTCGCCCCTTCACCACCACCGCTCctcccacccccaccaccaccaccaccacccccaccccttccTCCAtcgctcctcttcctccacatcCTCCTCCCCGCCGCCTCCTCCAGAGAGGGAGCGACTGCTGGGCGAGCCCCACGCCGGCGTTCTCCCCCCGCCTGCCAATCAGGCCTCggtcccccccccctcctcggCCCCGCCTCCcccacaccatcaccaccaccaccaccaccaccactcccatcaccaccaccactcctcctcctcttcctctactTCCCGCCCTCCCCGCTTCGCTGCCCCTCACGCACCACCCCACCACGCTTATCCCTTCCGCACCCGCTCCACTGACACCCCTCTGGGCTCCTCCTCCACGACCCACCCACCCCGCTCCCCGCACCCTCCGCCTCTGGGAAAGTCGCTCTCTTATTCGAGCGCCGCCGCCGCTGAAATGCAGTATCGGCTGGTCCGAAAGGCGTCTGCGTCAGCTGGAGCGAACGCGGCGggggtaggaggaggaggagaaagtggaggaatgggaggaggaggaggaggaggaatacAAGCGCCGAA ATTTCCT GGATGA